The following is a genomic window from Pan paniscus chromosome 18, NHGRI_mPanPan1-v2.0_pri, whole genome shotgun sequence.
aaaccaggcctgctgacaccttgatcttgaacttctagcctccaaatgtgagaaaataaatctcttgttgtttaaaccacctgGTTCTGTGACATTTTGTTATGGGGGCCCTAGCAAACTGAAACCCAAGCCTTCTGCACTGTTCCGGGATGTTAACTTTTCTGTGAACTAACTCCAAACCTCTGCTGTGTAATGTGTGAGAAACCAGACCCGGAGAATGCCTTTCCAGAGTCCAGGAGGTTAGATGGGTTGGGCTTCCCCAGCCAACTGACAAAAACGGGCCTGTGGTGGATCACAAATGTACTTGTGTACAGTCAGAGATTGTTTCCACTCTTAGTTCCTTCAGCAAACTTCCCGACGGGCCCCAGGCCTCCTTCTGGTCTCTGAAAGCTGTTTCTAAGCTCACAGGTTCTTAGGGCGATCTCCACTGCCCGACACATCCTCTCCCTAGCTGGAAACCACCTTCTGGATCCGTTCCCGTACTTCCTTTGGTCCCAAGGCCAACATCATCTCAGCTACAGGAGGTCCTTGCTAAGAACAAAAAGAGCAAATATTGCCTTACTACCTTAAACAGCCTAAAGAACTGAAGCTCAGCCTTAGTCTGCAGAAATTATTCCCAGGCCAGCCCCCACACTGCTGCCTGTGTTCTGAGGATCAGTGCTTGTGTTATTTCCCTGGAAAAGGATGGGTCCTAAGAGCCTGTTTCTCCTCCAACCaccgccctttttttttttttttttttttttgagatagagtctcactctatcacccaggctggaatacaatggtgcgatcttggctcactgcaacctctgcctcccaggttcaggcaattctcgtgcctcaccctcccaagtagctgggattacaggcgcaccaccacccccagctaatttttgtatttttagtagagacaaggcttcaccatgttgcccaggctggtctcaaactcctgacctcaggtgatccacctgcctaggcctcccaaagtgctgggaatacaggtgtgagccaccgtgcctggcctgattttcccATATTAAGTAAGCTGTTGCTAGGTCTGTTATCCCCAATAAACTGCAAACCccatggaggcagagattatgtatgtgtgtttcaTTCTATACTGTATTCACTGTACCTAACACAATgcttgcacatagtaggtactcaatagtGTCTGTTGATTGACTGAATGAGGGGAGTGATCATGTTTCATTCACCTTTGTATACTCAATATTGAGCTCAGTGCCTGCCAGGAAACGTAAGTTCAAAGGATCAATGAGGGGCTCCAGGGAACAATCCAACCCGTGTCCCTGCCTCACCTGCTGTCCACTGAGGGCCATCCGAAGGAGTTTCATCACATTACTATACTTGGTGCCTTCCAGACCTTCTGATAGCTTCTTCAGTTCTCCATTCAGCATATCCTGAGTTAAGCTCATACCAGATCTTTCTAGAAGCCTAGAAGAAGAGGGCCAGTTTACAGGGCCTGCATGGGCCAATGGCAAGTGGGTGGGAGGAAGGGCTTCAGAAGGTTATTGATCAGCTACAGTACGAGCAGCACAACCAATGTTCAAGCCTGTTTTGAGGGAGGTGAGGAAGATATCGACCACTTTCTCCCTTATCCAGGTCGGGAAGGAAAAAACACCAAGGGACCACACACAGAGAAGCCAGTGGTCACAATGCAGGGAGGTAAGAGGTGCCATAAGAGGCTTTACTCATTGCTACCTCTGCGTCATGCAAtctttatgcctcagttttctcatctgtaaagtggggagaaTAATAGTATctgaggctggtgcagtggctcacgcctgtaatcccagcactttgggaggccaaggcaggcagatcacttgaggtcaggtgttcgagaccaacctggccaacatggtaaaaccccatctctactaaaaatacaaaaatattagccagggatggtggcgggtgcctgtagtcccagctactcaggaggctgaggcagaagaattgcttgaacctgggaggaggttgcagtgagccgagatcgcaccattgcactccagcctgggtgacagagcgagactttgtctcaaaataaaaaaaaaataataatagtatctgtcCTGCACAAGGCTATCGTAGAGAGTTAAAACTTATAAAGCACCAAGTGCCTGAACACATGATAAATACTCAgaaatattaccttttttttttttttttttggagatggagtctcgctctgttgcccaggctggagtgcaatggcacgatctcagctcactgcaacctccaccttccaggttcaagcgattctcctgccttagcctcctgagtagctgggattacaggcacgtgccaccacgcccagctaattttgtatttttagtagagacagggttttaccatgttgatcaggccggtctcaaactcctgacctcaggtgatccacccaccttggcctcccaaagtgctgggattataggcaggattataggcatgagccaccatgcccggccaagtatTACATTTcgtatttgaatttaaaatttttaaaaattagttaactTAAGTACAATCAAGAGCTTTGAGACATTACAAAAGGATCTAAAAAGAAACAGTTCTGCTTGCaggcacaacaaaaaagaaacttaggAATAGATTTGACATAGAATGGATAATTTCTGGGAAATTATCTGAAATATAGCTTTAAGATTGGTAGAGGGAGACTTCTTTGGAGACGTAGCcaagaagagaagaaatcagAAGACCCCACCCAGCTCCAGCAATGGCTCTGCCACCAACTTGCTATGGCCATTCTTCCACAAATTGAAGCCTCTAGGATTCCAGCGGGCCAGCAACCAACCCCCACATCCTGGCAGTCCAGCTGAGCAAGATGCTCTGCCCAAAAGCTTTTGTTTCAGGAGAAATTCTCCATTCAGTTAGAGGTGGACTTACAAAAATTTGCCTCGGCCCTGATTGAGTTAGTCAAGAGATGGGAATAGGCTGGGGATGAGTATATTTCACTGCAACTTTCCAGTTcctctcagtttttaaaaataattaattattattttttttaagacaggatcttgctctgtcacctaggctggaatgcagtagtgcaatcacagctcactgcagcctcaaactcctgggctcaaacgatcctcccacctcagctgcctgagcagcttggaccacaggcacccaccacgatgcctggctaattttatttttactttttgtagagatggggtcaagctatgttgcccaggctggtctcaaactcctggcttcaagtgatcctccccattCACCCTCCcagaatactgggattacaggcacaagccacagtGTCCAGCCTCCCTTCAGTTATTACTGGAGATTCCAACATGGAAACACTGAAGAGTAACTGGGGCTGGACATCTTTCTGGTGCAGATGATCTGTGATGTCAATTCTGACCCTGCCTGCTCAAACATGGTCCAGGCAACTGCATTCCAAAGTCAACTCAGTATGGACCACTACTGTCTCAGGGAATTGGGTTCATAAGTGATTTGAAGCAGCAGCCTTTCAGTGCAGACAGATTTCCTTACTAACTGTCAGCACTGAAGCAGATGAGTTTCAATTTCAGACAAGGGTGAtcgttcttttctttttttttttttttgagacagagtcttgctctgtcacccaggctggagtccagtggtgcaacctcagctcactgcaagctctgcctcccggattcacgccattctcctgcctcagccttccgagtagctgggactacaggcgcccaccaccacacccggctaaatttttgtatttttagtagagacggggtttcaccgtgttagccaggatggtcttgatctcctgacctcgtgatccgcccgcctgggcctcccaaagtgctgggattacaggcgtgagtcaccgcgcccagccaaggatGATCGTTCTTACTGCATCATCTctatgttctgaatgtttgtgttcccctaaattcatatgttgaaattttaaccCCCAAGGGGACAGTATTCACAGGTGTGGGCTTTGGGAGGTGAACAGGTCAAGCAGGCCGAGCCCTTATGCACAGAtgagtgcctttataaaagacaCCCCAGAGAGTCCCTCGTCCCTCCACCACGTGAGGATGCAGCGAAGGGCTGGAAAAGGGAAGGGCCCAGGaacaaggccctcaccagacactgaatcggTGGCACCTTGACcctggacttctagcctctagatctgtgagaaataaatgtctgttgttgaagccaccagTCTGTTATTTTGCTATAGCAACCCCATGGACTGAGACAGTTATTAACTGGGTCACATGAGTACTGCTATTTACAAAAATCAGGAGACGAAATACTGAAGACAAAAAATATAATGTGGGAAAAAAGCAGACACTCTCCCCAATggcactgcagggaagcaggCTGCCAAGGAGCTGATGAAACAATGACAGGCCCCAGGCCGGGAACAATGGCAGTTCCAGACCTGCTAGAGCTGGCCCAGAGTTAAGAACCATGGCATAGGCACAGAAAGGATTTCTAGTGATCTGGCAGCTCCTGAACATTTGGGTATCAGCTTTCCTGACTCGAGAGGGAGTCCCAGAGCAAATCTAAAACCCAACCTCATGGTGGAGACAGGCAGTTACGACACTGAATCCTGGTGAATTAGAACTAATAGGCCCTGGCCAGGcactatggctcacgcctgtaatcccagcactctgtgaggctgaggtgtgaagatcgcttgagcctaggagtttgagaccagcctgggcaacatggcaagatcttgtctctacaaaaaataaaaaaattagctgggtgtggtggcttgtgcctgtagtcccagtttctaaagaggctgaggtgggaggatgagcCCTGAGCTGCTTCCTGCAGATTGCTACATAATGGAGAAATGTACTTCCACAAAGGACATGCGCTGTCATTTCTTTTGTCTGGTAGAGAGTCTTGCCCTCTAGTTACCTGATACACAGCCTCTGCAGGAAAAGTGGTCAGCATCGGCGAGTAGGGGCAGAAggggaaaggcagagagagaaagcgaATCTTGGTAATGGAGTACCGACTCCTGCATTAAGCTGTGCCTCAAGCAGCCCTTCTTCTAGCATCTACAGTTACATAAGCAATTATTCCCCTCTTGCCTAAGCCAGCTTTGGTTGCGTTTGTAATTGAAAGTTATTACTGTTACAGTAAGAATTAGCATTGTCTCTCTCTCactgagaaggaaaaggaagctcAAATAGGTACAGTAACTTGGCCAAAGTGAAGCCGCCTGAGCAAGGTGACATAATCTGGTGAGTACACGGCAGAGCTGGGATGCAACCAGGTTGGTGCAAGCAGTGAACACATGCCTATGTCCAGAGAAAGCCCGGGTTCTCCGGGTAAGCCCTCCTCACCAGCAAAAGCCAGTGAAGGGTCACTTCTTCACTGGCCATGGAGTTGTGCTGGGGCCCCAACAGCCCAGCCCTGAAGGAAAGAGAGCCatgggacagagagagggaaggagggtgtGGAACCCTGAGCTCAGCCTGCGGGTACTCACCCCAGCACACGCTTGGCAATCACATCCACCTTCTCCGAGATGGCGTCCAGCTGTGCTCGACCTACTGCAGGGCGAGTCCACAGGTAAGAGTATACTGGGGACACCAAGTCCTGCAGGCGGCAAATGTGACCCTGGGGAAGGAGGCAGTCATTGAATGCACTAGGGACAGGGCTCTGGAAGGCAGGAGGAATTGAGGCACCCAGTaacccctccctcagcctcccagaatccTGACACCACACCTGTCTCAGCAGGAGGATCCTCTCCACGTAGACTGGGTTGAGGACATCCCTGTTTTGCAGCTGGCAACCAAAGGCCTCCTCCACAAGGACCTGCAGCTTCCCCACCAGCTGGCGCCTCTGGCTCTCATTGCTCACCAGCCGCTGGAGGTGCAGTCTGCGGAAGAAATGAAGGGGCTGCCCTGCTGTCAACACCCCAACCCACCCAAACCGTCTCTCCCCCAGGGAAAGGGTGAAGTTGGAAGAATGACATATCAGGTCCCATGAGCCCTCCCTTTCGCAAGCTAGAAGAATCTCTTCACgtttataaaaagaaagggaTGTGACTAAGGTCACAAACAGCCTGAAAGTCCCAAGCAACTCGGAGACGTGCTTTCTTTTCAggggtttggtttttgtttttgtttgagagtcttgctctgttgcccaggttggagtgcagtaccacgatcatggctcactacagcctagacctcccaggctcaagcgatcctcccatctcaccctcccaagtagctgggcccacagacacacatcaccatgcccagctaattttttagttttttgtagagacagggtcttgctatgttgtccaggctaggcAACAAGCAATCCACCCagctgggctcccaaagtgccaggattacaggtgtgggccaccatgcccagccacgcTTTCAGTGTTTTCAAAATAGTAGctgaccttttatttttatttatttatttttgagacggagcctcactgtgtcacccaggctggagtgcagtggtgcgacctccgctcactgcaacctccgcttcccaggtcaCCTGCCACTCAGTCCTGCTGGACCTGGAGAagcttttggccaggtgcagtggctcacttaatcccagaactttaggaggccaagaagggaggatcacttgaggccaggagtttaagaccaacctagCAACATGgtaagatgccatctctacaaaaaaaatttaaagtaacaaaattagcctggcatggtggtacacacctatagacTCAGCtggtctggaggctgagggggaaggatcacttcagccttggagtctgaggctgcagtgaaccgagatgtcaccactgcactccagcctgggtgacagggcgagacccagccactaaaatatatagaaagaggcattttttttttttgagatggagtttcactcttgttgcccaggctggagtgcaatggtgtgatttcggctcactgcaacctccacctcccaggtttaagtgattctcctgtctcagcctcctgagtagctgagactacaggcgcccgccgcgtcgggctgatttttttttttttttgtatttttagtagaaatgtggtttcaccatgttggccaggctgatcttgactCCTgactcaggagatccacctgcctcagcctcccaaaatgctgcgactacaggcgtgagccaccgcgcccagcctacatcCACTCTTGAATGCCCCATTCAAAAGATGCCCACTGTTTACTGTGTGAACTTTggctagtttctttcttttttttttttgagacggagtcttgctctgtcgcccaggctggagtgcagtggagcaatctcggctcactgcaagctccgcctcctgggttcacaccattcttctgcctcagcctcctgagtagctgggactacaggtgcccgccaccacacccggctaagttttttgtattttcagtagagacggggtttcactgtgttcgccaggatggtctcgatctcctgaccttgtgatctgcccgcctcggcctcctaaagtgctgggattacaggcgtgagccaccatgcctggccactttggctagtttcttaacctctctatgTCCTGGGTTCCTCATACGTGAAACAGGGCAAAATCATACAACTGACCTCATAGGTCTGATGGGAGAAGTAAATAAAGTAATAGCCCTAAAATATCTGCAACTGACGTTAATTCTCTGGGCTCATGCAAGTAAATGCACTGATACTGTGTCCCCAAACCAGTGCTCTAGGCAAAGTATCAGGAAGACCCTCACCTCAGGTGCACACCTGGCTGATGGTCTTACAAACCactaataactttttttaaagacagagtatcactttgttgcccaggttggagtgcagtggtgtgatcctgtctcactgcaacctctgcctcccaggttcaaatgatcctcgtgcctcagcctcccaagtagctgggactacaagcatgtgccatgtccagctaatttttgtatttttagtagagacagggtttcaccatgttggccaggctggtctcgaactcctgacctcaggtgatctgccaaccttggcctctcaaagtgctagaattaaaggtgtgagccgccacacccagccaacactaATACCCTTTGACTCAGACATGTTAACTATGATCTGAGTTGGAACGATATTTGGAGGTTTCCAAGTGAAGAGCTACTTGCAATatcaaatacatgaaatataaagtAGATGCCATGAGACAGTGCTCACTCACTGTGTTGGCTGGATGTAAGgctgagggtggggagggagtcTAAAATGAAGATACACCTCTCCAGGCTTTGGTTGTTAACAGAGTCCATGCAAGGGGTGGCTAGGAACATAatgttaatgataaaaatatacgtaccatttactgagcactttgtATGTGCCAGGGCTATACAAGATATTTTCATGCAACACTTAATACAAGATACTTTCATAGAACAAGCATATAAGATCGGTACTGTTATTAATCCCAttttagagaagagaaaacagaggctcaaagAGGCTAGGTGATTTAGCCATGGTCACACAGAATTAGGTACCAGAGCCCATTATACCCTCTGCTGTAGGGATCATCATAAGCAAGAAAGCCCTTTGCCACCAGGGGATCTCCATGCTCCCCACTCACCTGTTGAATTCTGGGAGCTTCTCCAGGTCCAGCAGGGCTGAGTGACAGGTGACCTGGGTCAGGTTGAACTGTGTGATCAGCTCCGGCAGGGTCCTGCCCATTTGGTTCTCTGCAAAGAAGAGAGGCCCAGCCACTcagtttcctctctcccttcctccttccactttatctctttttttaagagacaggatcttgctctgctgcccaggctggagtgcaatggtacaatcctagctcactgtaacctcaaactcccaggctcaagcaatcctccagcctgtcttccaagtagctgggactacaggcacatactaccacacctggctaatttttaaatttttctgtagagccaggcatggtggcttacacctgtaataccagcattttgggaggcagaggtcggcagatcatgaggtcaggagttcgagactggcctggcaaacatggtgaaacccatctctactaaaagtacaaaaattagccaggtgtggtggcgcatgcctgtaatcccagctactcaggaagctgaggcaggaaaatcacttgaacctgagaggcggagattgtagtgagctaagattgtgccattgcactccagcctgggcaacagagcaagactctatcaaataaatacatcatacacacatacatacatacatttttctgtagacatggagtttcactatattgcccaggttggtctcaaactcccaggcttaaatgatcctcctgcactggcctcccaaagtgctgggattacagacatgagccactgcgcccgccctCCTTCTACTTTCAAACATAAGGGAGGCTGAGTGAGCAAGCCCTGGGCCCCCCATTCCACTTTGCCCAAAGGGATTTAACTTCTAGCTATTTATATATCAAGAGCCTGAATGAGATTTCATTTTCAGAAAGGGTTccatcattaaagaaaaaaaggtctgAAAACAATCAGGCTAAACCCATCTCCATTACTCTCAAGACACGAGCTGCAGAACAGTACGCCCATTGCCTGGCTGTACCAGAGACTCTGAGTCGACTGGGTTTGGTTGGGGTCTGAGCATATTTTAGAAGCTTCCTAGCTGATTCCAAAGCACGATCAAGAGTTAagaaccaggccaggcacggtggctcacgcctgtaatcccagtactttgggaggccaaggcgggtggatcacctgaggtcaggagttcaagaacagcctggacaacatggtgaaaccccatctctactaaaaatacaaaaattagccaagcgtggtggcgggtgcctgtaatcccaggtactcgggaggctgaggcaggacaatcgcttgaacccaggagacggaggttgcggtgagccgagatcgcgccattgcactccagaatgGGGGACAAgaagttctgtctcaaaaaaaaaaaaaaagttaagaaccgTAGTGCTGGGAGCTGCTTCTTGTGAGCAGCAGCTCAGTCCCATACGGTCAGCAGGCATCGTGATCAGGCATAGGCCTGAAGCACTATATCCCTCACTAGGTGTGTGACTTTGGCAAGTTACTCAGCTTCTCTGAGCTTCACAATCCTCTTACAAACAGTGGAGATATGTATCTACCCCTTAATAGTATGTTGTGTTAAATGAAATGAGACCAGCAGGCAGGCTATTCTGGACACATTTTCAGAAATCCTTCAGGTCATCCTATTTGATGCTTGCTTCTTCAAGGTTTGGGTCTAAGTCTTGGACCATGGATAAGTGCTCAGCTTGAAATAAACTAGATTCATCTGGCAgtaaaatgaagaaggaaaaaaagaaactaaatccATATTAATTCTAGTCATACTGTTAGCATACATGCTTGTAATAATTGTCACAATCATAGGGTCTGTCATTTTTTGTGCTTACAGTGTGACAGGTGCTGGGCTGGGTACCCTACACTCCTGAGCTCAGTGAATCCTAACCCAATGAGGTAGACacttatccccattttccagatatgcaactgaggctcagagactatAAGTCCCTTGAAGGCAGGGATCATGTCTATCTCACCCACTATTGTAGCCCCAGCACTTACTGTGGTGTCtggcaaaataaacatttactgaataaaagaataaacttgttcaaggtcacctGGCTGGTAGGTGGCAAAGCTGGGACCAAAGAGCAGGACTGTCTGAGCCAAAGCCCTGCTCCTCCTGGCCATGCTCTCTGCTGCCAGGACTATTCAGGTGGGCGCGTACCTGCAAAACCTGAGCCACAGTTGGTGATGATGTCCAACAAGGAATCGGGCAGGAAGCCATCAGCAGCAAAGTGCTCCAGGAAAATGTCCCCTTGCCTCTTGGAGAGCTTGCTGCCATCCCTGTTGAGGAGCAGAGGCAGGTGGGCGAAGTGGGGTGGCTGCCAGCCCAGGGCCTGGTAGAGGAGCAGGTGCTTGGCAGTGGAGACGAGCCACTCAGAGCCTCGCAGCACGTGGCTGATGCCCATGTGGTGGTCGTCCACCACGCAGGCCAGGTGGTATGTGGGGAAGCCGTCACTCTTCATGATGACTGGGTCTCCCTCCACGCTGGCCACTTCATGCCTATTCCAGCCATACACCAGGTCCTGGAAGGCCGGCGCCACCTGCTCCAGGCGGAAGCGGATTGCAGGCTTGGGGTCCTTGGCCAGCTTCTGGGCCACCTGCTCCTGGCTCATGTTCCTGCACCGATTGTCATACCTGATGGGGAGCAGAGCAGCATGAGTACTGTTGATGGAAAGGTTGATGGACAGGAGTCCTACCTTTGtcatagctgtgtgaccttaagcaagtcagTTACTGCTGCAAGCTGCTTCCTCAGTCTATAACAGGGATGATGGTACAgttgtgtggaaaactgagataACATGGTGTAGCAGACACTAATGTCTGCCTATCTACCAGCTATTCCACGCTTCTTCCTTGCTAACAAGAAAACAGCAAAATGCTTAGTCCGAGGGGTTGAATCCTGATTGGTATAGCCAATCTTGCAATCCTATTGCTCCATGCCAGTGACCAGTCCAGGCAGGAATGTAACCCCATCCTAGTCACTGGGATGCAAAGAAAAGCACGCCTGGGGAGTAAGGAAGGTTTAAGGTTCCGGGAAAGGTTTTTCTCTCCAAAGGACAAGAAAAGAAAGCCACAGGAGGAAAATCCCTTCTTAAAATTTCCCACTGCCCCACTTC
Proteins encoded in this region:
- the EARS2 gene encoding nondiscriminating glutamyl-tRNA synthetase EARS2, mitochondrial isoform X1, producing the protein MAALLRRLLQRERPSAASGRPVGRREASLGTDAGVAVRVRFAPSPTGFLHLGGLRTALYNYIFAKKYQGSFILRLEDTDQTRLVPGAAENIEDMLEWAGIPPDESPRRGGPAGPYQQSQRLELYAQATEALLKTGAAYPCFCSPQRLELLKKEALRNHQTPRYDNRCRNMSQEQVAQKLAKDPKPAIRFRLEQVAPAFQDLVYGWNRHEVASVEGDPVIMKSDGFPTYHLACVVDDHHMGISHVLRGSEWLVSTAKHLLLYQALGWQPPHFAHLPLLLNRDGSKLSKRQGDIFLEHFAADGFLPDSLLDIITNCGSGFAENQMGRTLPELITQFNLTQVTCHSALLDLEKLPEFNRLHLQRLVSNESQRRQLVGKLQVLVEEAFGCQLQNRDVLNPVYVERILLLRQGHICRLQDLVSPVYSYLWTRPAVGRAQLDAISEKVDVIAKRVLGLLERSGMSLTQDMLNGELKKLSEGLEGTKYSNVMKLLRMALSGQQVRQGHGLDCSLEPLIDPLNLRFLAGTELNIEYTKVNET
- the EARS2 gene encoding nondiscriminating glutamyl-tRNA synthetase EARS2, mitochondrial isoform X2 produces the protein MAALLRRLLQRERPSAASGRPVGRREASLGTDAGVAVRVRFAPSPTGFLHLGGLRTALYNYIFAKKYQGSFILRLEDTDQTRLVPGAAENIEDMLEWAGIPPDESPRRGGPAGPYQQSQRLELYAQATEALLKTGAAYPCFCSPQRLELLKKEALRNHQTPRYDNRCRNMSQEQVAQKLAKDPKPAIRFRLEQVAPAFQDLVYGWNRHEVASVEGDPVIMKSDGFPTYHLACVVDDHHMGISHVLRGSEWLVSTAKHLLLYQALGWQPPHFAHLPLLLNRDGSKLSKRQGDIFLEHFAADGFLPDSLLDIITNCGSGFAENQMGRTLPELITQFNLTQVTCHSALLDLEKLPEFNRLHLQRLVSNESQRRQLVGKLQVLVEEAFGCQLQNRDVLNPVYVERILLLRQGHICRLQDLVSPVYSYLWTRPAVGRAQLDAISEKVDVIAKRVLGLLERSGMSLTQDMLNGELKKLSEGLEGTKYSNVMKLLRMALSGQQQGPPVAEMMLALGPKEVRERIQKVVSS
- the EARS2 gene encoding nondiscriminating glutamyl-tRNA synthetase EARS2, mitochondrial isoform X3, encoding MAALLRRLLQRERPSAASGRPVGRREASLGTDAGVAVRVRFAPSPTGFLHLGGLRTALYNYIFAKKYQGSFILRLEDTDQTRLVPGAAENIEDMLEWAGIPPDESPRRGGPAGPYQQSQRLELYAQATEALLKTGAAYPCFCSPQRLELLKKEALRNHQTPRYDNRCRNMSQEQVAQKLAKDPKPAIRFRLEQVAPAFQDLVYGWNRHEVASVEGDPVIMKSDGFPTYHLACVVDDHHMGISHVLRGSEWLVSTAKHLLLYQALGWQPPHFAHLPLLLNRDGSKLSKRQGDIFLEHFAADGFLPDSLLDIITNCGSGFAENQMGRTLPELITQFNLTQVTCHSALLDLEKLPEFNRLHLQRLVSNESQRRQLVGKLQVLVEEAFGCQLQNRDVLNPVYVERILLLRQGHICRLQDLVSPVYSYLWTRPAVGRAQLDAISEKVDVIAKRVLGLLERSGMSLTQDMLNGELKKLSEGLEGTKYSNVMKLLRMALSGQQAAFLFISAVGQQLP